A region from the Terriglobia bacterium genome encodes:
- a CDS encoding thymidine kinase yields the protein MSEQLHHQRVNLGWIEVICGSMFSGKSEELIRRLRRAQIARQRVQIFKPKVDDRFSEDHIVSHSDMKIKSQLVTRPREILDLLDGRTQVIGIDEGQFFDLDLVYVCNKLADTGKRVIVAGLDQDFRGKPFDPMPQLLAIAEYITKTLAICVRCGAPANRTQRLVENSDLLLVGATDAYEARCRLCFEPPLD from the coding sequence ATGAGTGAGCAACTGCACCATCAACGCGTAAATCTGGGCTGGATCGAAGTGATCTGCGGCAGCATGTTCAGCGGAAAAAGCGAAGAATTGATCCGCCGGCTGCGGCGTGCCCAGATTGCCCGGCAGCGCGTTCAGATTTTTAAACCAAAAGTGGATGACCGCTTCAGCGAGGATCACATCGTCAGCCACAGCGACATGAAGATCAAATCCCAGCTGGTGACGCGGCCGCGGGAAATCCTTGATTTACTGGATGGCCGGACGCAGGTCATCGGAATCGATGAAGGGCAGTTTTTCGATCTGGACCTGGTCTATGTCTGCAATAAGTTAGCCGATACGGGCAAACGCGTGATCGTCGCCGGCCTCGACCAGGATTTCAGGGGCAAACCCTTCGATCCAATGCCGCAATTGCTGGCAATCGCGGAGTACATCACCAAAACACTCGCCATTTGCGTCCGCTGCGGCGCTCCGGCGAACCGGACGCAGCGGCTGGTCGAGAACAGCGACCTGCTCCTGGTCGGCGCCACGGACGCTTACGAAGCGCGCTGCAGGCTCTGTTTCGAGCCGCCTCTGGACTGA